A window of the Dyadobacter pollutisoli genome harbors these coding sequences:
- a CDS encoding FixH family protein, with amino-acid sequence MKTIKINWGAGIAAVYIGFVAMILVLVGMSAGQKIDLVTDHYYEEELKFQGKIDKIKRADLLPQPLSWEVTNNGLSIHFPKIMNDKSISGKINLYCPSNDKNDRSFAIASTNNEQFIPFSNIPQGRYKVQFDWKSGETTYWNEGVIVTGK; translated from the coding sequence ATGAAAACGATCAAAATAAATTGGGGAGCAGGAATTGCTGCGGTATACATTGGTTTTGTCGCTATGATACTGGTACTCGTCGGCATGAGCGCAGGGCAGAAAATCGATCTCGTGACAGACCATTACTATGAGGAAGAGCTGAAATTTCAAGGTAAAATCGACAAAATAAAACGTGCTGATTTACTGCCACAGCCGTTGAGCTGGGAGGTAACAAACAATGGATTATCCATTCATTTTCCCAAAATCATGAATGATAAATCAATAAGCGGAAAAATCAATCTGTACTGCCCTTCCAACGACAAAAATGACCGCAGCTTTGCTATCGCTTCCACTAACAATGAGCAATTTATACCTTTCAGCAACATCCCGCAAGGCCGGTACAAAGTTCAATTCGACTGGAAATCAGGGGAAACAACTTACTGGAATGAAGGTGTAATTGTCACTGGCAAATAG
- the ccoN gene encoding cytochrome-c oxidase, cbb3-type subunit I — MSNIPHPDLPTVELDEFQYDNRIVRDFAIATILFGLIGMLVGLLAALQLVFPNLNMDLPFLTFSRIRPLHTNAVIFAFVGNGFFTGLYYSAPRVLRTPMWSPVLSRFHFWAWQAIIVGAAISLPMGITTSKEYAELEWPFDIAIAVVWVSALVNLIMTTINRRVEHIYAAVWFYIASFVTVAMLHVVNSIALPISLFKSYSVYAGVQDALVQWWYGHNAVAFFLTTPYLGLMYYFLPKAANRPIYSYRLSIVHFWALIFLYIWAGPHHLLYTALPEWAQTLGTVFSIMLIAPSWGGMMNGLMTLRGAWDKVREDVVLKFMVVAITAYGMATFEGPMLSLKNVNAIAHYTDWIVAHVHVGALGWNGFLTFGILYWLFPRLYNRPLYSQKAANFHFWIGTLGIIFYTVPMYWAGWVQSSMWKEFTAEGLLKYPNFLETVTQLAPLYFLRSVGGTLYIIGFIVMIYNLWMTALKGNLVKTETAKAMPLNAIWHAPKSEYWHRRILERKPLAMTIFSLIAVAIGGMIEMIPTFLIKSNVPTIVSVKPYTPLELQGRDIYVREGCYVCHTQMIRPFRSEIERFGEYSKSGEFVYDHPHQWGSKRTGPDLHRVGGKYPDSWHYNHMEDPTSMSPGSIMPRYGWLLENDLDTSTTKAKIEAMQTLGVPYEKGFENEANVDLHKQALEIQGRLKQSGIKANANKEIIALIAYMQRLGTDIKAEK, encoded by the coding sequence ATGTCAAACATTCCCCATCCCGACCTCCCAACCGTTGAGCTGGACGAGTTTCAATATGACAACCGGATCGTCAGAGATTTCGCCATTGCGACCATTCTATTCGGGCTCATCGGTATGCTCGTCGGCTTACTGGCAGCACTCCAACTGGTTTTCCCAAACCTGAATATGGACCTCCCCTTCCTGACGTTCAGCCGCATACGGCCGCTGCATACTAATGCTGTCATTTTTGCATTCGTAGGAAACGGCTTTTTCACCGGACTGTACTATTCTGCGCCCCGTGTTTTAAGAACCCCGATGTGGAGCCCTGTTTTGAGCAGGTTTCATTTCTGGGCATGGCAGGCTATCATCGTCGGTGCAGCTATTTCACTCCCAATGGGTATCACCACCTCCAAGGAGTACGCCGAACTGGAATGGCCATTCGACATTGCAATTGCCGTGGTATGGGTTTCCGCATTGGTGAACCTGATCATGACCACCATTAACCGTCGCGTCGAGCATATTTATGCGGCCGTTTGGTTTTACATTGCTTCGTTCGTTACAGTCGCTATGCTGCATGTGGTGAACAGTATTGCATTGCCGATTTCATTGTTTAAAAGTTACTCCGTGTACGCAGGTGTGCAGGACGCGCTGGTGCAATGGTGGTACGGGCACAATGCCGTTGCATTCTTCCTGACCACGCCGTATTTGGGTTTGATGTATTACTTTTTACCCAAAGCAGCCAACAGACCGATTTATTCCTACCGGTTATCGATTGTCCATTTCTGGGCGCTGATCTTCCTGTATATCTGGGCCGGGCCACACCATTTGCTTTATACCGCACTGCCCGAATGGGCGCAAACGCTCGGAACTGTTTTCTCGATTATGCTCATTGCTCCCTCCTGGGGCGGGATGATGAACGGGTTAATGACCTTACGCGGTGCCTGGGACAAAGTACGCGAAGATGTGGTACTGAAATTTATGGTAGTAGCTATCACAGCTTATGGTATGGCCACATTCGAAGGCCCGATGCTCTCTTTGAAAAACGTCAACGCCATTGCCCACTACACCGACTGGATCGTCGCCCACGTACACGTAGGTGCGCTCGGCTGGAACGGTTTCCTGACTTTTGGTATCCTCTACTGGCTTTTCCCGCGTCTTTATAACCGTCCGCTTTACTCTCAGAAAGCTGCCAATTTCCACTTTTGGATCGGCACATTAGGGATCATTTTTTATACTGTTCCAATGTATTGGGCAGGCTGGGTACAAAGCTCCATGTGGAAGGAATTTACCGCAGAAGGTCTTTTAAAATACCCTAATTTCCTTGAAACCGTTACCCAGCTCGCACCACTCTACTTCCTGCGCAGCGTCGGCGGTACATTATATATTATTGGCTTCATTGTCATGATCTACAATCTCTGGATGACCGCTTTAAAAGGTAATCTGGTTAAAACTGAAACCGCGAAGGCAATGCCGCTTAATGCCATATGGCATGCGCCAAAAAGTGAATACTGGCACCGCCGCATTCTGGAACGCAAGCCACTAGCAATGACCATTTTCTCACTGATAGCGGTAGCAATCGGAGGTATGATTGAGATGATACCTACATTTTTGATCAAATCCAACGTACCTACCATTGTAAGCGTGAAACCTTATACGCCGCTGGAATTGCAGGGAAGGGATATTTATGTCCGTGAAGGCTGCTATGTGTGCCACACACAAATGATCCGTCCATTCCGTTCCGAGATCGAGCGCTTCGGCGAATACTCCAAATCCGGTGAGTTTGTTTACGATCATCCGCACCAGTGGGGCTCGAAACGTACCGGCCCCGATTTGCACCGGGTAGGCGGAAAATATCCGGACTCCTGGCATTACAACCACATGGAAGACCCTACCAGCATGTCGCCGGGCTCTATTATGCCAAGATATGGCTGGCTGCTTGAAAATGACCTGGACACCAGCACTACCAAAGCGAAAATCGAGGCGATGCAGACATTGGGTGTTCCTTATGAAAAAGGATTTGAAAATGAGGCCAATGTGGATCTCCACAAACAAGCACTGGAAATTCAGGGCAGGCTGAAACAAAGTGGCATCAAGGCCAATGCAAACAAGGAAATTATCGCGCTCATTGCTTATATGCAGCGGCTTGGAACTGATATCAAAGCAGAAAAATAA
- a CDS encoding cbb3-type cytochrome c oxidase N-terminal domain-containing protein, whose amino-acid sequence MKFRNYLESIAGVEIYPLISLIIFFAFFVGLLVYVFRLDKESLNKMRGLPLNDGIVKKTVLSIVLFCLLNVSAFAQEPEKVRAVTGTDLILYVVLAGLLFIVIQLIILLSNALNLLRKFSKKGEETESTFIFSSHWWRKFKGIAVDLKDEKQILIEGHDYDGIQELDNRMPPWLQSLFIATIIIAIGYSAYYFSGIGDLQLAELDKEIATAEIEKKAYMEKVGASMDENSVKLLTDQAVLGQGKVIFTEKCTACHGVDGGGTVGPNLTDDYWLHGGGIKNLFKVIKYGVPEKGMISWEKQLSPTDIQKVASYVVSLKGTKPANAKEPQGELVNDAVAVK is encoded by the coding sequence ATGAAATTCCGAAATTACCTCGAATCCATCGCGGGAGTGGAAATTTACCCGCTGATCTCGCTGATCATATTCTTCGCTTTTTTTGTCGGGCTGCTCGTGTACGTGTTCCGGCTGGACAAAGAGTCGCTCAATAAAATGCGTGGGCTGCCCCTCAACGACGGCATTGTCAAAAAAACCGTCCTGTCGATCGTCCTTTTCTGCCTGCTAAACGTCTCCGCATTTGCACAGGAACCGGAGAAAGTGAGAGCTGTGACGGGAACCGACCTAATCCTTTATGTGGTGTTGGCTGGACTTTTATTTATTGTAATTCAATTGATTATCCTGCTTTCCAACGCATTGAATCTTTTGAGAAAATTCTCCAAAAAAGGCGAAGAAACTGAATCGACATTCATTTTTAGCAGTCATTGGTGGCGGAAATTCAAGGGTATTGCGGTGGATCTCAAAGATGAAAAACAAATCCTGATCGAAGGCCACGATTATGATGGAATTCAAGAGCTGGACAACCGGATGCCGCCCTGGCTGCAATCGCTTTTTATTGCCACCATCATCATCGCGATCGGTTACTCGGCCTACTATTTCAGTGGCATCGGAGACTTGCAGCTGGCCGAGTTGGACAAAGAAATCGCAACTGCTGAGATTGAGAAAAAAGCATACATGGAGAAAGTCGGGGCGAGTATGGATGAGAATTCTGTGAAGTTACTGACCGACCAGGCCGTACTGGGGCAGGGAAAAGTCATTTTTACTGAAAAATGCACCGCTTGTCATGGTGTGGATGGTGGCGGTACCGTGGGGCCAAACCTGACCGACGATTACTGGCTGCACGGCGGCGGGATCAAGAATTTGTTCAAAGTAATTAAGTATGGCGTGCCTGAAAAAGGAATGATATCGTGGGAAAAGCAATTGTCCCCGACGGACATTCAGAAAGTAGCCAGCTACGTCGTTTCGCTCAAAGGTACCAAGCCTGCGAATGCTAAGGAGCCGCAAGGGGAGCTGGTGAATGACGCAGTGGCGGTCAAATAA
- a CDS encoding response regulator, translating to METKKILLIEDNPEMRENTAEILELANYEVVTAKNGKEGVLQAASHNPDLIICDIMMPELDGYGVLHMLGKDERTSAIPFVFLTAKAEKDDYRKGMTMGADDYLTKPYDDVELLNAVEMRLKKSERIKRQFDRSAEGLDSFMQEAKSFDMIIKLAEDKKVKFLRKKETIYTEGSYPSNVYFLQKGKVKAYKSNDNGKEYITDLYKEGDFFGYLDLLQGETYQESAIALEKSEVAMIPKDDFFNLLQGNREVASKFIKMLSNEIKDREERLLQLAYNSVRKRVAQALVMLAQRYQDDHSKPFSMSITREDIASIVGTATETVIRTLSDFKDEHLVEMKGSLITVLEYEKLARMRN from the coding sequence TTGGAAACCAAAAAAATACTACTGATCGAAGACAATCCCGAAATGCGGGAAAATACAGCAGAGATCCTGGAACTGGCTAATTACGAGGTAGTAACAGCCAAAAATGGCAAGGAAGGTGTTCTCCAAGCCGCCAGCCACAATCCCGACCTCATCATTTGCGACATTATGATGCCCGAGCTCGACGGTTATGGCGTGCTGCACATGCTTGGAAAAGACGAGCGTACATCTGCCATTCCCTTCGTTTTCCTGACGGCGAAAGCCGAAAAAGACGACTATCGAAAGGGTATGACCATGGGGGCTGACGACTACCTGACCAAGCCTTATGATGACGTGGAGCTGCTGAATGCCGTCGAAATGCGGCTCAAAAAGAGCGAACGTATCAAGCGGCAGTTTGACCGCTCCGCCGAAGGCCTCGACTCATTTATGCAAGAGGCCAAATCGTTTGATATGATCATTAAACTGGCTGAGGATAAAAAAGTTAAATTTTTGCGCAAAAAAGAAACCATTTACACCGAGGGCAGCTATCCTTCCAATGTGTACTTCCTGCAAAAGGGAAAAGTAAAGGCTTATAAGTCCAATGACAACGGCAAGGAATACATTACCGACCTGTATAAGGAGGGCGATTTCTTCGGCTATCTCGACCTGTTGCAAGGCGAAACCTATCAGGAATCAGCCATTGCGCTGGAAAAGTCGGAAGTAGCGATGATTCCTAAGGACGATTTTTTCAATTTGCTGCAAGGTAATCGCGAGGTGGCGTCCAAATTTATCAAAATGCTTTCCAACGAGATCAAAGACCGGGAAGAGCGGTTGCTGCAACTGGCTTATAACTCGGTGAGGAAACGGGTGGCGCAGGCGCTGGTCATGCTTGCGCAACGTTATCAGGATGATCATTCCAAACCATTCTCCATGTCCATCACCCGTGAAGACATTGCCTCAATCGTAGGTACGGCAACAGAAACCGTGATCCGCACCCTTTCTGATTTCAAAGACGAACATCTGGTAGAAATGAAAGGCAGCCTGATCACGGTTCTGGAATATGAAAAACTGGCGCGAATGCGGAATTAA
- the ccoG gene encoding cytochrome c oxidase accessory protein CcoG — translation MNKLHPQKPTGQWHNRRVVFTVIVLTLLFVTPFIRLNGQPLLLFNVLERKFIIFGIFIGPQDYWLFGLTMLSFMVFVVLFTTVFGRLWCGWACPQTVFMEMVFRKIEYAIEGDTGKQKLLDKAPWNADKIMKKGLKYSIFLIVSFLIANLLLSYVLGVDALAKIIREPIADHVPLFTGIVAFTGIFYFNFAWLREKACTVVCPYGRLQSVLLDRNSIVVAYDHKRGEPRGKLHKDHARTEGDCINCFQCVTVCPTGIDIRNGNQMECVNCTACIDACDHIMDKIGFDKGLIRYTSENAIVKKTTKLITARVIGYSVVLLLLWSGLGFMIATRNDTQTTLFRAPGSQYIENKDGTISNLYTFKIFNKTNQTIRPTIHLATPGGKLLFAGSPDLTLEAAGMSEGTVFIIIPKSALNRRKTTLTLSVYQGTEKLEDFKTTFMAPEE, via the coding sequence ATGAATAAACTTCATCCGCAAAAACCGACAGGCCAATGGCATAATCGCCGTGTAGTCTTCACAGTGATCGTTTTGACATTACTTTTTGTCACGCCTTTCATCAGACTAAACGGTCAACCGTTATTACTTTTTAATGTACTGGAAAGAAAATTTATCATTTTCGGAATTTTCATCGGGCCGCAAGATTACTGGCTTTTCGGTCTGACGATGCTTTCATTTATGGTTTTTGTGGTGCTTTTCACAACCGTTTTCGGGCGGTTATGGTGCGGTTGGGCCTGCCCGCAGACGGTTTTTATGGAAATGGTTTTTCGTAAAATCGAATACGCGATAGAAGGCGATACGGGCAAGCAAAAACTGCTGGATAAGGCACCCTGGAATGCGGACAAAATCATGAAGAAAGGCCTGAAATACAGCATTTTTCTGATCGTGTCTTTTCTCATTGCCAACCTACTTCTTTCCTATGTTTTGGGAGTTGATGCGTTAGCCAAAATCATCCGCGAACCCATTGCAGATCACGTTCCGCTATTTACGGGTATCGTGGCTTTTACAGGTATTTTCTATTTCAATTTTGCGTGGCTACGGGAGAAAGCTTGTACAGTAGTATGCCCTTATGGACGTCTGCAAAGCGTTTTGCTCGACCGGAATTCCATTGTGGTAGCCTATGATCACAAACGTGGCGAGCCAAGAGGAAAACTTCACAAAGACCATGCGCGGACTGAGGGAGACTGCATTAACTGTTTCCAATGTGTGACCGTATGCCCCACAGGCATCGACATTCGTAACGGTAACCAAATGGAATGCGTGAATTGCACCGCCTGCATTGATGCCTGCGACCATATTATGGACAAAATCGGTTTTGACAAAGGTTTGATCCGGTACACGTCTGAAAATGCCATTGTTAAAAAAACAACCAAACTGATCACGGCAAGGGTTATTGGCTATTCGGTCGTACTGCTGCTGTTATGGTCAGGTCTCGGATTTATGATCGCTACCCGTAATGATACGCAGACCACGCTTTTCCGCGCGCCGGGAAGCCAGTACATTGAAAATAAGGATGGGACGATCAGTAATCTTTACACATTTAAAATTTTCAACAAGACTAATCAAACCATCAGGCCTACAATCCATTTGGCAACTCCCGGCGGAAAGCTTCTATTCGCCGGTTCACCGGACCTTACTTTGGAAGCTGCCGGAATGTCGGAGGGTACTGTATTCATTATTATTCCAAAATCAGCATTGAACCGTCGGAAAACGACATTGACGCTTTCCGTTTATCAGGGCACGGAAAAATTGGAAGATTTTAAAACCACATTTATGGCACCTGAGGAATGA
- the ccoS gene encoding cbb3-type cytochrome oxidase assembly protein CcoS — translation MSALYLLIIASLTVALGFLGAFIWSVRKGHFDDDYTPSVRILLDDSPDDPQS, via the coding sequence ATGAGTGCATTATATCTCTTAATCATCGCCAGCCTGACGGTCGCCCTGGGGTTTCTGGGCGCCTTCATCTGGTCGGTCAGGAAAGGACATTTCGACGACGACTATACCCCTTCCGTTCGCATACTACTCGACGATTCACCCGACGATCCCCAATCTTAA
- a CDS encoding PAS domain-containing sensor histidine kinase, translating into MFDTDILIHTQVMTRHIEMLDALFKHATEGIVVVDKSASIVMLNPKAKELFGYKDQELIGKKIEMLIPARFAKNHVGYRDHYLEAPRARGMGHLMDLFARRHDGSEFPVEVSLSPFKTSDGEFVVSFVIDITERKKQENRIIEANLEIQKLNAELEERVEQRTRELATAIERVEQSQEEVIRALKKERELNNMKSQFVTIASHEFRTPLATILSSASLIGRYTKTEEEDKRHKHVQRIKSTVTNLTEILNDFLSIGKLEEGRVKSVPVLTTLPAFCESLIEEIKGLCKDEQQIHFQYTGIQEVWLDKQLLRNVLFNLLSNAIKYSEPGKSIFLNVQSTQQMVRVEIEDQGIGIPEQDQQHIFDRFFRAHNAGNAQGTGLGLNIVQNYIELMGGTVQFKSEVGKGTVFDIQVPNHVPSQIKID; encoded by the coding sequence ATGTTTGATACAGATATTTTAATTCATACCCAGGTGATGACACGGCATATTGAAATGCTCGACGCCCTGTTCAAGCATGCGACGGAAGGTATCGTCGTAGTGGACAAAAGCGCCAGCATTGTAATGTTGAACCCAAAAGCCAAAGAACTTTTCGGGTATAAAGATCAGGAGCTAATCGGAAAGAAGATCGAAATGCTCATTCCCGCCCGGTTCGCGAAAAACCACGTCGGTTATCGCGACCACTACCTGGAAGCACCTCGGGCGCGTGGAATGGGACATTTGATGGACCTTTTTGCAAGACGTCATGATGGCAGCGAGTTTCCGGTGGAGGTAAGTCTCAGCCCATTCAAAACCAGCGATGGCGAGTTTGTCGTGAGTTTTGTCATTGATATAACCGAAAGAAAAAAGCAGGAGAACCGCATCATTGAGGCCAATCTGGAAATCCAGAAGCTGAATGCTGAACTGGAAGAGCGGGTCGAGCAGCGCACCAGAGAGCTGGCCACCGCCATTGAACGAGTGGAACAATCGCAGGAAGAGGTAATCCGGGCCCTAAAAAAGGAGCGCGAACTGAATAATATGAAAAGCCAGTTTGTGACCATTGCCTCGCACGAGTTCCGCACGCCCCTTGCTACCATTCTGTCATCGGCCTCATTGATAGGAAGATATACCAAAACAGAAGAAGAGGACAAGCGGCACAAACACGTGCAGCGTATCAAGTCCACGGTAACAAACCTGACGGAGATACTGAATGATTTTCTCTCGATCGGCAAACTGGAAGAAGGCCGCGTGAAGAGTGTTCCGGTATTGACAACGCTTCCTGCGTTCTGCGAAAGCCTCATTGAAGAGATCAAAGGCTTGTGTAAAGACGAACAACAAATTCATTTTCAATATACTGGTATTCAGGAAGTTTGGCTGGACAAACAACTGCTCCGAAATGTACTTTTCAACCTGCTTTCCAATGCGATCAAGTATTCTGAACCGGGGAAATCTATTTTTCTCAATGTACAATCTACCCAGCAAATGGTGCGAGTTGAAATTGAAGACCAGGGCATAGGTATTCCTGAGCAGGACCAGCAGCACATATTTGACCGTTTCTTCCGCGCACATAATGCAGGTAACGCCCAAGGGACGGGACTGGGCCTGAATATTGTCCAAAATTACATTGAGCTCATGGGCGGAACTGTACAATTTAAGAGCGAGGTTGGTAAGGGAACTGTTTTCGATATACAGGTTCCAAATCACGTACCTTCCCAAATAAAAATTGACTGA
- a CDS encoding sulfite exporter TauE/SafE family protein → MTTALPYLAFTMGLISSLHCVGMCGPIALALPVHKGSRLKQFSGLLLYNSGRALSYSSLGLLVGGIGASIGWLGYLRYLSVFAGLLMLAYVFWPSRLDSYFHPPVFWARFVHFLKQQMAATLQSRSAAGWLMLGIFNGLIPCGMVYMALMSSIATGSMAGSATYMMIFGLGTFPAMISIGIAKQKFTPGLRSRIRRFTPVMLAVAGIWLVMRGVLTDLPVNGESRTGITVCK, encoded by the coding sequence ATGACTACCGCGCTTCCATATCTCGCATTCACAATGGGGCTGATCAGCAGTTTGCATTGCGTCGGTATGTGCGGGCCGATAGCGCTGGCTTTACCCGTTCATAAAGGATCGCGCTTGAAGCAATTTTCCGGTTTGCTGCTTTACAATTCCGGTCGTGCATTATCCTATTCGTCTCTTGGTCTGCTGGTCGGTGGCATTGGTGCTTCTATCGGCTGGCTGGGTTACCTGCGCTATCTCTCTGTTTTTGCCGGGCTGCTGATGTTAGCCTACGTTTTCTGGCCTTCGAGGTTGGATAGCTATTTTCACCCTCCCGTATTTTGGGCTCGATTTGTTCATTTTTTAAAACAACAAATGGCGGCCACGTTACAAAGCCGTTCCGCCGCTGGCTGGCTGATGTTAGGGATTTTTAATGGGCTGATCCCCTGTGGAATGGTGTACATGGCGCTCATGAGCTCAATAGCGACGGGTAGCATGGCCGGTAGTGCTACATATATGATGATTTTCGGACTAGGTACATTTCCGGCGATGATTTCTATTGGTATTGCAAAGCAAAAGTTCACTCCCGGCCTCCGGTCTCGCATTCGGAGATTTACGCCGGTTATGCTTGCGGTCGCGGGGATTTGGCTGGTTATGCGGGGAGTTTTAACGGACTTGCCTGTAAATGGTGAATCGCGTACTGGGATTACTGTTTGTAAGTGA
- the hemN gene encoding oxygen-independent coproporphyrinogen III oxidase — protein sequence MDKDLLFKYNTPGPRYTSYPTVPYWQNTAPTQRKWSELAKEAFFVSNQREGISLYVHLPFCESLCTYCGCNTRITINHAVETKYIDAVLKEWKMYFSIFGDAKPVIRELHLGGGTPTFFSPGNLTRLVNGLLENAIIHPKASFSFEAHPGNTTDEHLQALFNVGFRRISIGVQDFNPIVLAIINRHQTYEQVVHLTQKAREIGYTSVNYDIVYGLPQQKACYMMQTMLRVIQLKPDRIAFYSYAHVPWIKPGQRNYTEQDLPDADKKMAIYETGRNALELAGYKDIGMDHFALKTDELFIAQSEDRLHRNFMGYTDTRTRLLIGLGASSISDSWTGYVQNEKKVEDYYKRIDANEIPIARGHELTREDLIMRRHILRLMTSFETSWAATSEVCMEVYKALEHLSEMEFDELVEIEPFRVRITEKGKPFVRNVCMAFDARLWADLPQTTLFSQTI from the coding sequence ATGGACAAGGACTTGCTGTTCAAATACAATACACCCGGGCCGCGCTACACCAGTTATCCGACTGTTCCATATTGGCAAAACACAGCCCCAACACAACGGAAATGGTCAGAGCTGGCGAAAGAGGCATTTTTCGTTTCAAACCAACGGGAAGGGATCAGCCTTTATGTTCACCTGCCATTTTGCGAGAGCCTCTGTACTTATTGCGGCTGCAATACCAGGATCACCATTAACCACGCGGTTGAAACCAAATACATTGACGCCGTTTTGAAAGAATGGAAAATGTACTTTTCCATTTTCGGTGATGCCAAGCCAGTCATTCGTGAGCTGCACCTCGGCGGCGGCACTCCCACCTTTTTTAGTCCCGGAAACCTGACCAGGCTGGTGAATGGTCTGCTCGAAAATGCCATTATTCATCCCAAAGCGAGTTTTAGTTTTGAGGCACATCCTGGTAACACTACCGATGAACATCTACAGGCGTTATTCAATGTCGGTTTCCGCAGGATCAGCATTGGTGTGCAGGATTTCAATCCGATCGTGCTAGCCATTATCAATCGTCACCAGACTTACGAACAAGTAGTTCATCTCACTCAAAAAGCCCGCGAAATAGGCTATACCTCTGTCAACTACGACATTGTATACGGTCTCCCTCAGCAAAAAGCTTGCTATATGATGCAGACGATGCTCCGGGTTATACAGCTCAAACCCGATCGCATTGCATTTTACAGCTACGCACATGTTCCCTGGATCAAACCCGGTCAGCGCAACTATACCGAACAGGACCTTCCAGATGCTGACAAGAAAATGGCCATTTACGAAACCGGCAGAAATGCACTGGAATTAGCTGGCTACAAGGACATTGGCATGGACCATTTTGCATTGAAAACCGACGAACTTTTCATTGCGCAAAGCGAAGACCGCCTGCACCGGAACTTTATGGGTTACACCGATACCCGCACCAGGCTGCTCATCGGTTTGGGTGCTTCCTCCATCAGCGATTCCTGGACCGGTTATGTCCAGAACGAGAAAAAGGTCGAAGATTATTACAAAAGAATTGACGCCAATGAAATCCCAATCGCGCGCGGACATGAGCTGACGCGCGAGGACCTGATCATGCGCCGGCACATTTTGAGGTTGATGACCAGCTTTGAAACTTCCTGGGCTGCTACCTCAGAAGTTTGTATGGAAGTATACAAGGCACTGGAACATTTATCCGAAATGGAATTCGACGAACTGGTTGAGATCGAGCCGTTTCGGGTGCGGATTACAGAAAAAGGAAAACCATTTGTGCGCAATGTATGCATGGCTTTCGACGCGCGACTATGGGCTGATCTGCCCCAAACAACACTTTTCAGCCAAACTATTTAA